The following proteins are encoded in a genomic region of Methanomicrobiales archaeon HGW-Methanomicrobiales-1:
- a CDS encoding methanogenesis marker 14 protein, giving the protein MCAGFFSRFIKPNPYIVESPPPPSITHGAGMQFPEYKNKPYFIVASVEMGNTTTKCILTGVNLETGMSYVIHKTVSMSRDIRPPKPGETIFGATLDGTELTREAVTELVRDTLIQCHKDAHLDILKELDFVVRSTGVVAEMESPDQIGDFVIALANGCLVAGVPPRKMTPPMSKENQPQKLQPFSFADKVVFVGAVAGVIPPVGSTGVEMVANEMEGELAMAGIKEGAKWTPVDFRNPCVSVDFGTTLDGRITSDVSADDPNPFAKTVGNFCGLAGAIPDAIVRGTGLVQQRTGTALDIFGEHSVTGGLFGGGNRRVIDDFVNRCHEHIDIRIVPAERDRFGRVPVNAKLALESGIAMIGCDCGENSSDLDKLMEIGKEIHKNHNLATLNEVIDRVCAKMALRLIDVAVEQKLVPGNSSIGFTGRAAISGRKPEYILDGITERNLYDDPRDHLVFVDDGLARGAALMGRCMNSLGKPKNPIGGVRGGPCIMSRRIKIGK; this is encoded by the coding sequence ATGTGCGCCGGTTTTTTTTCCCGCTTTATAAAACCAAATCCCTATATCGTTGAAAGTCCGCCTCCACCTTCAATAACTCACGGCGCAGGCATGCAATTTCCTGAATACAAGAATAAGCCTTATTTTATTGTTGCTTCCGTAGAAATGGGAAACACAACAACAAAATGTATCCTGACTGGCGTTAATCTCGAAACCGGCATGTCCTATGTTATCCACAAAACAGTCAGCATGAGCCGCGACATCCGCCCCCCGAAACCCGGGGAAACCATCTTCGGGGCAACCCTTGACGGGACCGAACTGACCCGGGAAGCAGTAACCGAACTCGTCCGGGACACCCTGATCCAGTGCCATAAAGATGCCCATCTCGATATTCTCAAAGAACTGGATTTCGTTGTCCGGAGTACCGGGGTTGTGGCGGAAATGGAGTCGCCGGATCAGATTGGCGATTTTGTCATTGCACTCGCAAATGGCTGTCTTGTCGCAGGGGTCCCGCCCCGCAAAATGACACCCCCCATGTCAAAAGAGAACCAGCCGCAGAAACTCCAGCCGTTCAGTTTTGCAGACAAGGTTGTCTTTGTCGGGGCGGTAGCAGGAGTCATTCCCCCGGTGGGCTCAACCGGTGTGGAGATGGTAGCAAACGAGATGGAGGGCGAACTGGCAATGGCGGGGATCAAAGAGGGTGCAAAATGGACACCGGTTGATTTCCGTAACCCCTGCGTTTCAGTGGATTTCGGTACAACGCTTGACGGCAGGATTACCAGTGATGTGAGCGCAGATGATCCAAATCCGTTTGCAAAAACGGTGGGTAACTTCTGCGGGCTTGCCGGCGCGATTCCTGACGCAATTGTCCGGGGAACCGGTCTTGTGCAACAGCGGACCGGCACGGCCCTTGATATTTTTGGCGAGCACAGTGTTACCGGAGGGCTCTTTGGCGGTGGGAACCGCAGGGTCATCGATGATTTTGTAAACCGGTGCCACGAGCATATAGACATCCGGATTGTACCAGCAGAACGAGACCGGTTTGGCAGGGTTCCGGTCAATGCAAAGCTGGCACTTGAGTCCGGCATTGCCATGATAGGCTGTGACTGTGGGGAAAACAGCAGCGATCTCGATAAACTGATGGAGATTGGAAAAGAGATCCATAAAAACCACAACCTCGCAACCCTCAACGAAGTCATTGACCGGGTCTGCGCAAAAATGGCTCTGCGCCTGATAGACGTAGCTGTCGAACAAAAACTCGTTCCAGGGAATTCCTCAATTGGATTTACCGGCAGGGCAGCAATCTCCGGAAGAAAACCGGAATATATTCTCGATGGGATCACAGAACGTAATCTCTATGATGATCCCCGGGATCACCTCGTATTCGTAGATGACGGTCTTGCACGAGGCGCGGCACTTATGGGCCGTTGTATGAACTCGCTGGGAAAGCCCAAAAACCCGATCGGGGGCGTACGTGGGGGCCCATGTATTATGAGCCGGCGAATCAAAATAGGAAAGTGA
- a CDS encoding orotate phosphoribosyltransferase, translating into MVNSVADLLIQYKAIEIGDFTLASGAKSTYYIDVKTAVTHPDLLTIIAKLIAQSHEFEVVAGVAVGGVPLAVATALSAKKPYAIIRAAEKSHGKKEMIIGNVRNKRVLLVEDVTTSGGSALYGIETLRAAGAHADRVVTVVDREQGAEAMLTKKGIEFLPLVRVSELLKEKQFLP; encoded by the coding sequence ATGGTGAATTCTGTAGCAGATCTTCTCATACAGTACAAGGCAATTGAAATAGGAGATTTTACCCTTGCGAGCGGTGCAAAAAGCACCTACTATATTGATGTGAAAACTGCAGTTACGCATCCCGATCTGCTTACGATTATTGCAAAACTTATTGCACAATCGCATGAATTCGAGGTTGTTGCCGGCGTTGCTGTCGGGGGTGTTCCACTTGCGGTTGCAACGGCACTCTCAGCAAAAAAGCCCTATGCGATCATCCGGGCCGCAGAGAAAAGTCATGGAAAGAAAGAGATGATCATCGGGAACGTCCGGAATAAACGGGTCCTCCTGGTTGAAGATGTGACAACCTCCGGCGGGTCCGCGCTGTACGGTATTGAAACCCTTCGCGCAGCAGGGGCGCACGCGGACCGTGTCGTTACTGTTGTAGACCGGGAACAGGGGGCTGAAGCGATGCTCACTAAAAAAGGTATTGAGTTCCTGCCGCTCGTCCGGGTGAGCGAACTGTTAAAAGAGAAGCAATTTTTACCGTAA
- a CDS encoding radical SAM protein has protein sequence MIIKKTRSLCPICNIVVDAEIVEDEGKIWLVSTCKEHGKFRNIYWSDPVMYHRFDKYNAIGTGVANPQHTAPSENCPSSCGLCNNHHSQTLLANIDLTNRCNLDCEFCFANARACGFIYEPDFDEIVKMLVMLRDQKPVPAPAVQFSGGEPTMRNDLAKIIRKAREIGFPQVQIASNGVRLAKEPEYAKELKDAGLNTVYLHFDGVTQKTNPFLAIHLKAVENLKRVKLGIVLVPTVIRGKNDHEIGDIIRFAVDNISVIRGVNFQPVAFTGAASDDDIRKSRITIPEVLADIEEQTQGIIKKDDFYPIPCVLPFSDLVEAYTGKPQVRFTAHPHCGAATYVFVQEAGIIPVNRMVDVESFFESIGQMAETIKKGGTINKYKALLEGVKNMHDSVQKGENGSTAEFWKIIGKTLIGQNFDALREFHWNALFIGTMHFMDRYNYDIERVQRCCIHYATPDGTLIPFCTYNSGPVYREQVWKKYAKKPEE, from the coding sequence ATGATAATAAAAAAGACCCGAAGTCTTTGCCCCATATGCAATATCGTTGTTGATGCAGAGATCGTAGAAGATGAGGGAAAGATCTGGCTGGTTTCAACGTGCAAGGAGCACGGGAAGTTCAGGAATATCTACTGGTCTGATCCTGTGATGTATCACCGGTTTGATAAGTATAATGCCATAGGAACCGGAGTTGCAAATCCCCAGCATACAGCACCTTCTGAAAACTGCCCATCATCCTGTGGATTGTGTAACAATCATCATTCCCAGACCCTGCTGGCCAATATTGATCTCACCAACCGTTGCAATCTGGACTGTGAATTCTGTTTTGCAAATGCCCGCGCCTGCGGATTTATCTATGAACCCGATTTTGATGAGATCGTAAAGATGCTGGTAATGTTAAGAGACCAGAAGCCGGTCCCAGCCCCAGCAGTCCAGTTTTCCGGGGGAGAACCAACCATGAGAAATGATCTGGCGAAGATCATCAGGAAAGCAAGAGAGATTGGCTTTCCCCAGGTCCAGATCGCTTCCAATGGTGTGCGACTCGCGAAAGAACCGGAATATGCAAAGGAACTCAAGGATGCAGGGCTTAACACGGTATACCTGCATTTCGACGGCGTTACCCAAAAAACAAATCCATTTTTGGCAATTCATTTAAAAGCGGTCGAGAATTTGAAGCGGGTAAAACTTGGTATCGTGCTGGTACCTACGGTTATACGCGGCAAAAACGATCATGAGATTGGCGATATTATCAGGTTTGCTGTTGACAACATATCGGTTATCCGGGGTGTCAATTTCCAGCCGGTTGCATTTACCGGTGCTGCAAGTGATGACGATATCAGGAAATCCCGCATTACTATCCCTGAAGTTCTGGCCGATATTGAAGAACAGACACAGGGTATCATCAAAAAAGACGATTTTTATCCCATTCCCTGTGTGCTCCCGTTTTCAGATCTGGTTGAAGCGTACACGGGTAAACCACAGGTACGTTTCACTGCTCACCCCCACTGTGGTGCCGCAACCTATGTCTTTGTGCAGGAAGCAGGCATTATTCCGGTGAACCGCATGGTTGATGTGGAAAGCTTTTTCGAATCCATCGGACAGATGGCTGAGACAATCAAGAAAGGCGGTACCATCAATAAATACAAGGCACTTCTCGAAGGGGTCAAAAACATGCACGACTCCGTGCAGAAAGGAGAAAATGGCAGCACGGCAGAGTTCTGGAAGATTATCGGCAAGACATTGATCGGGCAGAACTTCGATGCACTCCGGGAATTCCACTGGAACGCACTGTTCATCGGTACCATGCATTTTATGGACCGGTACAATTATGATATCGAACGGGTCCAGCGGTGCTGCATCCATTATGCAACTCCCGATGGGACACTTATCCCCTTCTGCACCTATAACAGTGGACCGGTCTATCGCGAACAGGTCTGGAAGAAATACGCGAAAAAACCTGAAGAATAA
- a CDS encoding metal-binding protein has product MHKEELINLHKMLAEVKEYFEEINPELKFSQYTSLKITPSQQHKSKMEHKYAIFVLGTEIANAMKEVDYTSSSRISARMKELADKTLKEMDDA; this is encoded by the coding sequence ATGCATAAAGAGGAACTGATCAATCTTCACAAAATGCTCGCTGAAGTCAAGGAGTATTTTGAAGAGATCAATCCTGAACTGAAATTTTCCCAATACACTTCATTAAAAATTACTCCTTCCCAGCAGCACAAGAGCAAAATGGAGCACAAGTACGCGATATTTGTACTAGGTACGGAAATTGCCAATGCGATGAAGGAAGTTGATTATACCTCCTCAAGCCGGATATCAGCACGCATGAAAGAACTTGCTGATAAGACGCTCAAAGAGATGGATGACGCTTAA
- a CDS encoding ornithine cyclodeaminase family protein (catalyzes the interconversion of alanine and pyruvate) — MQYFTDTEKSIDLREVNQAIETAFADHGRGRVQMPPKVYVTLPEGDFRTMPAYLPSLSLAGVKIVNVHTGNPSRGLPTVMALTVILDIATGEPVAILNATKLTNMRTGAAGAVAAKYLSPKKEIVLGLIGTGRQAEAQYRAISKELDISEIKCWSRNSLHAEKFAQSITDYAARSVSVEKACDCDVLVTTTPSREPVIKSEWVKDGTHINAIGADAPGKQELDPLLLKRGRVFVDDMVQAVHSGEVNVPISRGIFSPEEIAGTLGEVVIGKKQRERPDQITLFDSTGLAIQDLAIAAIAMRNGTVIDLPFL, encoded by the coding sequence ATGCAGTACTTCACGGATACCGAGAAATCTATCGATCTCAGGGAAGTAAACCAGGCGATTGAGACTGCATTTGCCGATCACGGGAGAGGTCGTGTCCAGATGCCCCCGAAAGTATACGTTACTCTTCCGGAAGGGGATTTCCGGACAATGCCTGCCTATCTCCCGTCTCTCTCTCTTGCCGGGGTAAAGATAGTCAATGTTCATACCGGAAATCCGTCACGCGGACTTCCGACTGTGATGGCCCTTACGGTGATTCTCGATATCGCAACCGGTGAGCCGGTCGCTATTCTCAATGCCACAAAACTCACCAATATGCGTACCGGTGCCGCGGGTGCAGTTGCAGCAAAATACCTGTCTCCCAAAAAGGAGATTGTCCTGGGTCTTATCGGTACCGGCAGGCAGGCTGAAGCACAATACCGTGCAATCTCCAAGGAGCTCGATATCAGTGAGATAAAATGCTGGAGCCGGAATTCCCTGCACGCGGAAAAATTTGCACAGTCAATCACTGATTATGCTGCACGCAGCGTATCGGTGGAAAAAGCCTGTGACTGTGATGTTCTTGTCACTACAACTCCCTCACGCGAACCGGTTATCAAGAGCGAGTGGGTGAAGGATGGAACCCATATCAATGCTATCGGTGCTGACGCACCGGGCAAACAGGAACTCGATCCTCTCCTGCTCAAACGAGGGCGGGTTTTTGTCGATGATATGGTCCAGGCCGTTCATTCCGGGGAAGTAAATGTTCCCATCAGCCGGGGAATTTTCTCTCCGGAAGAAATCGCAGGCACCCTGGGTGAAGTGGTTATCGGGAAGAAACAACGTGAGCGTCCGGACCAGATCACCCTATTCGATTCCACAGGTCTTGCAATCCAGGACCTTGCAATCGCGGCCATCGCAATGCGTAATGGAACGGTAATTGATCTCCCGTTTCTCTGA
- a CDS encoding phosphoribosylamine--glycine ligase, which produces MDMKILVVGGGGREHAIASALARNRKTVIYSVMAKKNPGISKLAEKVLLCRETDIPRIIAFALENGIEYAFIGPEAPLEAGIVDALEAAGIACVGPSRAAARIETDKGFCRGLMEQHQIEGCPKYRLCQNSSEAIAFINGHDGDLVIKPVGLTGGKGVKIMGEQVDRAGAIAYAGQIKGEIILEERLIGEEFTLQAFVDGISLIPMPLVQDHKRAFDGDTGPNTGGMGSYTMPDHMLPFVTNADYKKAFNIMQATVEALARTGTSYKGILYGQFMNTAKGPKVIEFNARFGDPEAMNVLSLLTSDLSEIMVNIARGTLSPAHVTFEKKATVCKYLVPEGYPDAPHAGDLLHVGDTDGAITYYANVEERDGSLVTLTSRTLAFIGIGSTLEDAERIAEHAAASVKGCVRYRKDIGTENLLSQRIAHMKELR; this is translated from the coding sequence ATGGATATGAAGATCCTTGTTGTGGGCGGGGGAGGAAGGGAGCATGCAATAGCATCTGCACTCGCCCGCAACCGAAAAACTGTAATATATTCTGTGATGGCAAAGAAAAATCCGGGGATCTCAAAACTCGCAGAAAAGGTCCTGCTCTGCAGGGAAACAGACATACCCCGCATTATAGCCTTCGCACTGGAGAACGGTATCGAATATGCTTTTATCGGTCCCGAAGCCCCGCTTGAGGCCGGTATTGTTGATGCATTGGAAGCTGCCGGTATAGCCTGTGTAGGTCCCTCCAGGGCCGCTGCACGGATTGAGACAGACAAAGGATTCTGCCGCGGGCTGATGGAACAGCACCAGATTGAGGGGTGCCCGAAGTATAGGCTCTGCCAGAACAGCAGCGAAGCGATCGCGTTTATCAATGGCCACGATGGCGATCTGGTCATAAAACCGGTCGGGCTCACCGGAGGAAAGGGCGTAAAGATCATGGGCGAACAGGTGGACCGGGCAGGTGCAATCGCCTATGCAGGGCAGATCAAGGGGGAGATCATTCTCGAAGAGCGTCTTATAGGGGAGGAATTCACGCTTCAGGCCTTTGTCGATGGAATCTCCCTTATACCTATGCCTCTTGTTCAGGATCACAAGCGGGCATTTGACGGGGACACCGGACCTAACACCGGTGGCATGGGTTCGTATACTATGCCTGACCATATGCTGCCCTTTGTAACAAACGCAGATTATAAAAAGGCGTTTAATATTATGCAGGCAACTGTTGAAGCACTGGCGAGAACCGGAACTTCCTATAAAGGCATCCTTTACGGTCAGTTCATGAACACTGCAAAAGGCCCGAAAGTGATAGAATTCAATGCCCGGTTCGGCGATCCCGAAGCAATGAATGTCCTGTCACTGCTCACCTCAGACCTGTCGGAAATCATGGTGAACATTGCACGCGGGACGCTCAGCCCTGCCCATGTCACGTTCGAAAAGAAAGCAACGGTCTGCAAATACCTGGTACCGGAAGGTTATCCCGATGCCCCTCATGCCGGGGACTTGCTCCATGTAGGTGATACAGACGGGGCAATCACCTATTATGCAAATGTCGAAGAACGTGATGGGTCGCTGGTCACCCTGACTTCCCGCACTCTGGCGTTTATAGGAATTGGCTCTACGTTGGAAGATGCCGAACGTATTGCAGAGCATGCAGCAGCATCCGTCAAGGGTTGTGTGAGATACCGGAAAGACATCGGAACAGAGAACTTACTCAGCCAGCGTATCGCACACATGAAGGAGTTACGATGA
- the argF gene encoding ornithine carbamoyltransferase, protein MNKDFLSILDISKTELEQILSEAKHLKTLKKQGVVHDVLRGKNLAMIFEKSSTRTHISFEVGMNELGGHALFLNARDMQIWRGEEIRDTARAASRYVSGIMIRAYKHSTIEEFARFATIPVINGLSDLEHPCQLLADIMTMEEHFGSTQDLRVAWVGDGNNVCNSLILSTVLTGYSVTVATPDGYEPSADIVTKARALGGKVNLVKSPEQAVKDAHIIVTDTWVSMGDDAEREERLKVFSPYTVDAGLMRHASPDARVLHCLPAHRGEEIADEVMEGGQSLVWDEAENRLHAQKALLVRLLKK, encoded by the coding sequence ATGAATAAGGATTTTCTATCAATTCTGGATATCAGCAAAACCGAGCTGGAGCAGATACTATCTGAAGCAAAACATCTCAAGACGTTGAAGAAACAGGGAGTGGTTCACGACGTCCTCCGCGGGAAAAATCTCGCTATGATCTTTGAGAAGTCATCTACCCGGACCCATATCTCGTTTGAAGTGGGTATGAACGAACTGGGTGGCCACGCATTGTTTTTGAATGCCCGGGATATGCAGATCTGGCGGGGCGAGGAGATACGGGACACTGCACGGGCAGCATCCCGTTATGTATCCGGCATAATGATCAGGGCCTATAAACACAGCACCATCGAAGAATTTGCCCGGTTTGCAACCATTCCTGTCATAAATGGTCTCTCTGATCTTGAGCATCCCTGCCAGTTACTTGCAGATATTATGACCATGGAGGAGCATTTCGGCTCAACGCAGGATCTGCGTGTAGCCTGGGTTGGCGATGGGAATAATGTCTGCAATTCACTGATCCTCTCCACGGTACTCACCGGGTATTCTGTTACCGTGGCGACTCCGGATGGGTACGAACCCTCAGCAGATATCGTGACAAAAGCACGCGCACTTGGCGGAAAAGTGAACCTGGTGAAAAGTCCCGAGCAGGCAGTAAAAGATGCACACATCATTGTTACGGATACATGGGTATCTATGGGTGATGACGCAGAACGGGAAGAACGCTTAAAGGTTTTTTCCCCCTATACCGTAGACGCCGGCCTCATGCGACATGCATCACCGGATGCACGGGTGCTGCACTGTCTTCCTGCACACCGGGGCGAGGAGATTGCTGATGAAGTGATGGAAGGCGGCCAGAGTCTGGTGTGGGATGAGGCCGAAAACCGGCTGCATGCACAGAAAGCATTGCTTGTGCGTCTGCTGAAAAAATAA
- a CDS encoding argininosuccinate synthase → MGKGSIVLAYSGGLDTSICIPLLKERYNYDRVITVAVNVGQRDEEIDVATQKGKKLADKHYTIDAREAFVNNHIFPAIKANGSYEGYPMGTSLARPLIAEEVVKIARKEGATAIGHGCTGKGNDQLRFDFIIRSAGLEVVAPIRELNLTRDWEIDYAKKHKIPVPVKKDKPWSMDENCWSRSIEGGKLEDPAFHPPEEIYLWTVSPVNAPDKPEKITLEFKGGIPVAINGKKMQGYDLIQRLNILAGKHGIGRNDLIEDRILGIKARENYEHPAATVILTAHHDLEALVLTRQELVFKRMVDDKWSELAYKGLVYEPLYAALNAFIDTTQERVNGKVDLEIYKGAVRVLGRSSPDAIYSEDLVSFDSTSLDQCHAIGVSQYFGIQARMVHARKTRKNTKSKK, encoded by the coding sequence ATGGGAAAAGGTTCTATTGTTCTTGCATATTCCGGAGGGCTTGACACCTCCATCTGTATCCCCCTGTTAAAGGAACGATATAATTACGATCGTGTCATCACCGTTGCCGTGAATGTTGGGCAGCGGGATGAAGAGATCGATGTCGCCACGCAAAAAGGGAAGAAACTCGCTGATAAACATTACACCATTGATGCCCGCGAAGCATTTGTGAATAACCATATCTTCCCGGCGATTAAAGCGAATGGCTCCTATGAAGGCTACCCGATGGGGACTTCCCTTGCCCGGCCCCTGATCGCAGAGGAAGTCGTCAAGATTGCCCGCAAAGAAGGTGCAACAGCAATCGGGCATGGATGCACCGGCAAAGGCAATGACCAGCTCAGGTTTGACTTTATCATCCGCAGCGCGGGTCTCGAAGTCGTCGCGCCCATCCGTGAACTCAACCTGACACGGGACTGGGAGATCGATTATGCAAAAAAGCATAAGATTCCGGTGCCGGTAAAAAAAGATAAACCATGGAGCATGGATGAAAACTGCTGGAGCCGGAGTATTGAGGGCGGCAAACTGGAAGATCCCGCATTCCACCCGCCTGAAGAGATCTATCTCTGGACGGTTTCTCCGGTAAATGCACCGGATAAGCCGGAAAAAATCACCCTGGAGTTTAAAGGCGGTATTCCGGTTGCCATTAACGGCAAAAAAATGCAGGGCTATGACCTGATCCAGCGGCTGAATATCCTTGCAGGAAAACACGGGATCGGCCGCAATGACCTGATTGAGGATCGCATCCTCGGGATTAAAGCCCGGGAGAATTATGAGCACCCGGCTGCAACGGTAATTCTTACTGCACACCACGATCTTGAAGCGCTTGTCCTCACCCGGCAGGAACTGGTATTCAAGCGCATGGTGGATGACAAGTGGTCGGAACTGGCCTACAAAGGTCTGGTATATGAACCCCTGTATGCTGCACTGAATGCATTTATTGATACCACCCAGGAACGGGTGAATGGCAAGGTGGACCTCGAAATTTACAAGGGTGCGGTACGGGTACTCGGGCGCAGCTCACCGGATGCTATCTATTCAGAGGATTTAGTTTCGTTTGACAGTACATCTCTCGACCAGTGCCATGCAATCGGGGTCTCCCAGTATTTTGGCATCCAGGCACGCATGGTCCATGCCAGAAAAACAAGAAAGAACACAAAATCCAAAAAGTAA